A genome region from Gossypium hirsutum isolate 1008001.06 chromosome A04, Gossypium_hirsutum_v2.1, whole genome shotgun sequence includes the following:
- the LOC107948862 gene encoding mitochondrial uncoupling protein 1, protein MEADQKGKSDISFAGTFASSAFAACFAEICTIPLDTAKVRLQLQKKALGGDAAALPKYRGLLGTVGTIAREEGLAALWKGVIPGLHRQCLFGGLRIGMYEPVKNFYVGKDHVGDVPLTKKILAALTTGALGITVANPTDLVKVRLQAEGRLPPGVPRRYSGALNAYSTIARQEGVKALWTGIGPNIARNAIINAAELASYDQVKQTILKIPGFTDNVVTHLLSGLGAGFFAVCIGSPVDVVKSRMMGDSAYKSTLDCFIKTLKYDGPMAFYKGFIPNFGRLGSWNVIMFLTLEQAKKIVRDLESS, encoded by the exons ATGGAGGCTGATCAAAAGGGTAAATCCGATATCTCCTTCGCTGGAACCTTTGCCAGCAGCGCTTTCGCTGCTTGCTTTGCTGAG ATATGTACAATTCCTTTGGACACTGCTAAAGTTAGGCTCCAGCTTCAGAAGAAAGCTCTTGGTGGAGATGCTGCAGCCTTACCGAAATACAGGGGTTTGTTAGGTACAGTTGGTACTATTGCTAGAGAAGAAGGTTTAGCTGCACTATGGAAAGGTGTTATTCCTGGATTACATCGCCAATGTCTTTTTGGTGGCTTGAGAATTGGGATGTATGAGCCT GTTAAGAATTTTTATGTTGGAAAAGATCACGTTGGAGACGTTCCTTTGACCAAGAAGATACTTGCTGCCCTTACAACTG GTGCTCTAGGAATTACAGTGGCAAATCCAACCGATCTTGTGAAAGTTCGACTTCAAGCTGAAGGGCGATTACCTCCTGGAGTTCCTAGGCGCTATTCTGGGGCACTTAATGCTTATTCAACTATTGCTAGACAG GAAGGAGTTAAGGCTCTTTGGACTGGGATTGGACCCAATATAGCACGAAATGCTATTATAAATGCTGCTGAACTTGCAAGCTACGATCAAGTAAAGCAG ACGATTTTGAAAATCCCTGGATTCACTGATAATGTTGTCACTCATCTCCTTTCTGGTCTTGGGGCTGGATTTTTTGCCGTCTGTATTGGTTCTCCAGTTGATGTG GTTAAGTCAAGAATGATGGGAGATTCAGCTTACAAGAGCACGCTCGATTGTTTTATCAAAACTTTGAAATATGAT GGACCTATGGCTTTTTACAAGGGTTTTATCCCGAATTTTGGACGGCTAGGATCATGGAATGTGATCATGTTTCTTACCTTAGAACAG GCAAAGAAAATTGTGAGAGATCTAGAGTCATCTTAA